TGGTCAAGGACATCGTCTGTCACACCGCCGGTGACCCGTGTCATGGCGGAATGCGGTTGTTGCGCGACCTCCAGTGGCGCGAGAGCACCGATACGTATCTTGCCGAGCGCTTCCGCCGCGCCGGCTTCGTCTTCGTCGGCAAGACCAACACGCCCGAGCTCGCATTCTCGCCGACGACCGAGCCGCTGGCCTACGGTCCCTCGCGCAATCCGTGGAACATCGATCTGTCCACCAGCGGCTCCAGCGGCGGCGCCGCCGCCGCCGTGGCCTCGCGCATGGTGGCGGTGGCGCACGGCAACGACATGGGCGGCTCGATTCGCACGCCGGCCAGCGCCTGCGGCCTGGTGGGGCTGAAGCCGACGCGCGCGCGCACGACGCTCGGCCCCGACTTCGGCGAATTCTGGTGGCAGACCACGCACGAGCACGTGCTGACGCGCACGGTGCGGGACACCGCCGGCGTCCTCGACGTCACGGCCGGGCCGGCTCCCGGCGATCCGTACTCGGCGGCGCCGCCCTTGCGGCCTTTCGCGCAGGAGGTCGGCGCCGATCCGGGCAGCCTGCGCATCGGCATCTTCACCGATCGTCCCGGAGGGCGCGGGCTGCCGCATCCGGATTGCCGCGCCGCCGCCGAAGAGGCCGGGCGGATGCTCGAGAGCCTCGGCCATCGGATCGAGCACGGCGGGCCTGCGGTGCTGTCGCGCACCGATGACGGCAGCGCCTCGGTCGTCTTCACCGTCTCCATCGCACGCGAGCTCGAGAGATGGAGCGAGCGCACCGGCAAGGACATCGTCGCCGCCACCGTCGAGCCGACCACGTGGATGGCGGCCGAGCTCGGGCGCGGAGCCTCGGCCACGATGTACGTGGAGGCCGTCGAGAAGCTGCATTCGTATGCGCGCGAGCTGGCGGCGTGGTGGGAGAGCGGCTTCGACATCCTGCTCACGCCGACTCTGGCCGAGCCGCCGTGGCCGCTGGGCCTGCTCGGGCCCGCCGGCGGGGATCCGATGGACGTGATCCTGCGGTGGACGCACTACAGCCCCTACGGCATCCCCTTCAACATCAGCGGCCAACCGGCGATTTCCCTTCCGCTTTGCACGAACGCCCGCGGCCTTCCGATCGGCATCCAGCTGGTCGCGCGATACGGCCGCGAGGACGTCCTGCTGCGGCTGTCTGCCCAGCTCGAAGAAGCGTTCCCGTGGGAGGATCGCCGCCCGCCGGTGTGCGCCTGAGGCGGGCATTGACGCACCGATGACCCGGACAGTATGAAGCCACGTCCGGGCACGTCGTCGTGGGGACCGCGCGAGCCGGACCAATCCTTCGGGGAGGACCACGATGCGCATGACCCGGCTTCTGATGTCGGGTGCCCGGCACGTTGCCGCCGGCACCACGGCTACTCTTCTGCTGACCACCAACGCCCTCGGCGCGGCCACCACCGTTCGCGAGCCGGCCTGGGGCCTGCCCCACTTCTATGCCGACACCGACATCGAGCTGGCGCGCGAGAACGGACGCGAGATCGCGAAGGACCGGCTCGGCCAGCTCATCCTGCTGTCGCGCGCAGGACGCGGAACGCTGGCCCAGGCCTTCGGAGCCCTGGATCCGAGCTTCGTCGATGTCGATATCGAGACCCGGATCGGCGGCTACACCAGCTCGGAGCTGAACTCGATGTTCACGCACCTGCCGCCGGCCACGCAGGCGCTGCTCCTCGCCTACTGCGACGGCGTCAACGACACCATCGATGCCATCTACGATGGCGAGGAGGACGAGCCGCTCGAGATCTCGGTGCTGCGGCACTCGATCCTCAATCTGGACAATGACCTGTTCGGCAACGCGACCAATGTCTCGGACCAGGTCGATCCCTACTACAAGGCTCCCGGCGGCGCCGACCCGCAGCGTCCCAATGGCGGCTACCAGTTCACGCCCGAGATGGCGATGTCGATCGCGGTGCTGCAGGTCCGCAACTTCGGCCTCAACACATTCGAGGAGCAGAACCGCCTCTCCGAGCTGATCAAGCTGCAGGACGCGCTCGGCATGAGCTCGGGCGAGGAGGTGTGGCGCGATCTCAACTTCCTCAACGATCCGCTGGCGCCGATCTCGGTTCCCGATGCGACCACGCCCGGCTACGGCGGTCCGCTGGCCAACGTGCTCGACCTGCGCGACGCCGTGGCGGGCATCGACAAGGTCGATGCCGAGCGCGCGCGGCGCTGGGCAGGCAAGGACTGGAAGGCCTCGGCCGAAGAGATCAAGGCGCGCGCGAGCCTGCGCGAGGAGACGCTCAAGCGCTGGAGCGCCTGGCCCAAGCTCGGCAGCTACGCGTGGCTGATCGCGGCCAACCGCTCGGCGACCGGCAATCCATGGCTCGGCGGCTTTCCGCAGACCGGGATCCAGACGCCTTCGCTGATGCACTACGCCGAGAACCGCTCGGGCGAAGGCATCATGGGCAACGGCATGGAATTCGTCGGCGGCCCCTACATCCTGATCGGCCACACCGACTCGGTCGCCTTCACGACGACGACCGCACAGCTGCGCATCATCGACACCTTCTTCGAGCAGGTCATCGGCGAGAACACGGATAACGTCCGCTACAACGACGAGGGCACGCCGGCGCAGATGAAGAAGCGCACGGAGAAGATCCTCACCGGCGGCGCCAGCTTCCGCAACGTCGTCTTCTGGCGCACGCACGAGCGCGGCGGCAACGGCGGCTCGCGCCCGGTGCTGGATTTCGTAGGCGACGCCGAAGGCACCGCCGAGGGCGGCACTGCCACGACGCTGGTGGACAATCAGGCGACGTTCGCTGCCGCCTTGATCGGCGGCCACGTCCTCATCACCGACGGCACCGGCGCCGGGCAGATCCGCGCCATCTCCGGCGCCTCCGGCACGACGCTGACCGTCGCGACGCCCTTCACGACCGCGCCGGCTTCGGGCTCGGTGTACGTCGCGGTCGAAAGCGGCAACGACATCATCGCTTCGGCGGCCGACAGCGGCGCATGGCTGGAGGAGTCGACGACGGCGTGGGCGTTCTCGCTGTTCCAGCGCGCCGCCAGCGCGATGGACATTCGCGAAGCCGTGCGCCTGATCCCGAGCACGCACAATTTCTTCGCCGCCGACAACCAGGCCTTCAACGGCGTGGGCACGGACGCGGGCGCCGGCAACATCGGCTACCAGTCCTCCGGCTATTCGCGCAAGCGTCAGGACGGCTCCGACAAGCTGCTGCCGCTGGACGGCACGGTCGCCAATCCCTTGCTCGTCGCCAGCGGCGCGGTGGTCTCCGCGACGGCCACCACCGTGACCTCGACCGCGGGCACGTTCCCGGGCGACCTGAGCCCCGATCC
The sequence above is drawn from the Candidatus Limnocylindrales bacterium genome and encodes:
- a CDS encoding amidase; its protein translation is MSPTPAELADLDATAQAALVRSGDVSAAELVEAAIERIERVNPQLNAVIHRLYEKARAEAVDPRLPDGPFRGVPFLVKDIVCHTAGDPCHGGMRLLRDLQWRESTDTYLAERFRRAGFVFVGKTNTPELAFSPTTEPLAYGPSRNPWNIDLSTSGSSGGAAAAVASRMVAVAHGNDMGGSIRTPASACGLVGLKPTRARTTLGPDFGEFWWQTTHEHVLTRTVRDTAGVLDVTAGPAPGDPYSAAPPLRPFAQEVGADPGSLRIGIFTDRPGGRGLPHPDCRAAAEEAGRMLESLGHRIEHGGPAVLSRTDDGSASVVFTVSIARELERWSERTGKDIVAATVEPTTWMAAELGRGASATMYVEAVEKLHSYARELAAWWESGFDILLTPTLAEPPWPLGLLGPAGGDPMDVILRWTHYSPYGIPFNISGQPAISLPLCTNARGLPIGIQLVARYGREDVLLRLSAQLEEAFPWEDRRPPVCA
- a CDS encoding penicillin acylase family protein — encoded protein: MTRLLMSGARHVAAGTTATLLLTTNALGAATTVREPAWGLPHFYADTDIELARENGREIAKDRLGQLILLSRAGRGTLAQAFGALDPSFVDVDIETRIGGYTSSELNSMFTHLPPATQALLLAYCDGVNDTIDAIYDGEEDEPLEISVLRHSILNLDNDLFGNATNVSDQVDPYYKAPGGADPQRPNGGYQFTPEMAMSIAVLQVRNFGLNTFEEQNRLSELIKLQDALGMSSGEEVWRDLNFLNDPLAPISVPDATTPGYGGPLANVLDLRDAVAGIDKVDAERARRWAGKDWKASAEEIKARASLREETLKRWSAWPKLGSYAWLIAANRSATGNPWLGGFPQTGIQTPSLMHYAENRSGEGIMGNGMEFVGGPYILIGHTDSVAFTTTTAQLRIIDTFFEQVIGENTDNVRYNDEGTPAQMKKRTEKILTGGASFRNVVFWRTHERGGNGGSRPVLDFVGDAEGTAEGGTATTLVDNQATFAAALIGGHVLITDGTGAGQIRAISGASGTTLTVATPFTTAPASGSVYVAVESGNDIIASAADSGAWLEESTTAWAFSLFQRAASAMDIREAVRLIPSTHNFFAADNQAFNGVGTDAGAGNIGYQSSGYSRKRQDGSDKLLPLDGTVANPLLVASGAVVSATATTVTSTAGTFPGDLSPDPINFRYDNPTQQGQEFILSIISGTGGKQTRRIAANTTDTVTLEYPWGITPAPGDLFEVYEVVGMPEAMNPAEGYIANWNNKAGTADDGDAFGREHRVTFILERLAADSSWTRDEQRQLNKDLAGLDGRGKYGRHLVPRLREAVDAVGNGGNPAVDTVLAALEAHDGLPDDGRAFNDPLTATTVAGELSFLNSLINSLATTIYGDELAAVGVPTGARAQNLVTHAIDAAAGTPSGAYSQQYSGDYFNGADWRVVVRDALSALATGGIPADSARGNSSYNHPLSDLNSQLSFTPTPVGNRGTYEQIVEAGDDVNGEFIFPLGQSGMIEGELVLPAVVVELDSIDPNVSNFQPIWRDWRFLPMLHVSEDLAGGSEDADGDGVFDGFERWYLGDTAAKATDNSDEDGSDLIDEFLRGSDPTDDDTDDDGLLDGHDGLDQDRLGSAFAKVKGSFKFSNDPAKDSFKLGGKFGTGSLDFDESADTISIRIETESEEVYYGVTIPAGTLIDDGSGLKFSFKDPTGAIGGLGQVSLKLSDDPLKTSSLKLKTAGIDLPGNRQSKRMLLVVTINDASSAISRNIIDERRWVEAGTSLKTGSEPGAYIYN